Below is a window of Brassica napus cultivar Da-Ae chromosome A5, Da-Ae, whole genome shotgun sequence DNA.
ACTACATCAATCAAACGACAACGTAACTAGGaatatgattttcttttaatacttttttttgcaTGATAACGAAACGACGACGTAGCAAGGAAGCCAAGAGGTGAGGGTAATCACGTCAATTGACACAGTGGTTTCGACGTAACCCTAATCTATAAAGTTGATTTGTAAGCGCCGAGTGTATATCACGGCCACAGCTTCCAGAGACGAGCAACATCCCAAAGCCCCTAGCATTTCGTCTCTCGTCATCCATTGTTGAACATGGTAAGCTCTTTCTCTCCAATCACTAATCTAGAAACTCGTTAGGATCCGAACTCTGCTGTCAGATTATTTCTTAGATTCCACTTAGGTTATCTATATCCCGATGTTCCGTACCCGtagattcttctcttcatatcCGTTTTGATCTTTTATAGTCGAGGAGAAAGACCAGAGAGCCCAAGGAGGAAACTGTCACTCTCGGACCCGCTGTTCGTGACGGAGAGCAAGTGTTCGGTGTTGTTCACATCTTTGCTTCTTTCAATGACACTTTCATTGTAAACTTTCCTCTTTGATTCTCGCTGCATGTTTATTATAATATCACTATACCAGTATATATGTTGACTCTCTTGTCAATTTTCTTTGCAGCATGTGACTGATCTTTCGGGAAGAGAAACTCTCGTTCGTATCACCGGTGGGATGAAGGTGAAGGCAGACCGTGATGAGTCCTCTCCTTATGCTGCTATGCTTGCTGCTCAAGATGTTGCTCAAAGATGCAAGGTCAGCAAACTTTTTCAGGATCCAtgctttttttaaataatgattatCCTAATAATCTTATAATGCGATATGTGACAGGAGCTTGGCATTACTGCGATGCACGTGAAGCTCCGTGCCACTGGAGGAAACAAAACCAAGACTCCAGGCCCTGGTGCTCAGTCTGCTCTCAGAGCCCTTGCTCGTTCCGGCATGAAGATTGGTCGTATAGGTAAGAAAGAAACTcaacactcttttttttttttttaagtttagataCTTGTGCGTTTTGGTTGATAGGAGTCTTTGTTGAATGTATTTTGTGCAGAGGATGTGACTCCAGTACCCACCGACAGTACACGTAGAAAGGGTGGACGTAGAGGAAGAAGACTTTGATTTCCTTATGGTTGTGCCCTTGACTCTGTGGTAGTTTCTTGGGTTCACACTTCGAAGTTAGTTTGCGTCTCGTTccattttatctttcatgttaCTTCTAAAACATTATAAGTTGTGTCTTTCTTCAACGTTGTAACTTTTGCATTTGGAGTTTTGGGAATGAGAAAAAGTTAGCGACTCTAATCACGTTGTGTTATTATTACTTACTCTTCTCTCGCCTCTTATCTACTCCCTCATCATGTTATATAggtttaattcattaataaTCTTTTGGATAAAAGATTTTCAAATAACTTTTCGATCAAATAATTAAACTTCATTGGCCAGTTTAACTGTAAATAAATGTTGTTAGGCAAATATGGGGATGCAATAAAACAGAGATAATAATGATTTAGATACCAGTCGTTCATCAAGGGTGTTTGGTCTAGTGGTCTGATTCTCGCTTcgggtgcgagaggtcccgagttcgattctcggaaCACCCcctatattttttcctttagcAGGTGAAACCCTTTTGGGCCTCACCAATAACACTGGGCCTTAAACGACGCCGTTGATTAACAGACCGACgtcagactttttttttttttttgcttattctCTCTCTCTGGAATCATTCGAGTTCGTTCCGAGCTGagaaaaaccctaatctctcctCCTTTTCCATCGTCTTCTCCGATTCTGCAAGCATGAGTCGATCAGGTCAACCTCCGGATCTCAAGAAGTAAGCTCTCTTCGCCACCTATTCTCCTTTCGATTTTCGACTCTTCTCTTTAATTACAACCACCGGATTCTTCTTCGTGATTCTGATTATATTCGTTGTGGTTTGATGTGATACAGGTACATGGACAAGAAGCTCCAAAGTAAGTTTAATCTCTTCTTCCACGCTTAAATTCGCTTGCAGCTCTTAATAGCCATACAATTTAATTTGTTTGAACTGTATCGTTGTGATTGCTACTTTTAGCTATTTGCTTACACTGGTTACAAATGGTATATTATAGAGATAGATTAtttgttcttgtttctttttgaaactttgctagagttttcattttattgtaTCTTGTGGTATGGTCTCATTTACATTCTTTCTCTCGATTGTAGTTAAGCTGAATGCCAACAGAATGGTGGTTGGAACTCTCCGTGGGTTTGACCAGTTCATGAATCTTGTGGTGGATAACACTGTTGAAGTCAATGGTGATGACAAAACTGACATTGGCATGGTGGTACGTGTCCCTCTGTCTCTTTCTTTAAAACCCACACGAATCTCATaagagtagtagtagtagtagtctTTTTCATcatttgtcatgttttaattatattCCATGATTTCTTGGATGCAGGTGATAAGAGGAAACAGCATTGTCACAGTTGAAGCGCTTGAACCAGTTGGAAGATCTTAGCTTTCTTATTACTTTGCACTATCCGTCACCATCTTCTGTATTTTGACTCTCTGTATTGAAACTTAATTAGTAGACTATCAACATGAATCTACCTCGACCAAGTTTGATATGATGATGAATTCCTCTTCTTTGTTTACTCTTGTGTTCTGAAGTTTCTCTCTActgtttttgtaattactatCCTTGAGTTATGAACTGTGGCAGGTTAAACGGGTCTCTCTAGGTTCTATATTCCTTACAATTTAGAGTTTTGGTTCCTACAATTAAAGATGCATTGCTACACccttttacaaaagaaaaaaacaacaaagcaGACATGGAGAAAAGCTAAGTTTTATTGGGCCAAACCTCAAGCAAAGCAAAAGCCCTTTGTTGTGGGGACTTGGAGTTTGGGGTAAATAAGCTCCAAACGGTTGCAATCTTTTTCCTTTCCACACTTTTTTTTAGTGAGATCATAATTATGCCGTTTGGCTCCTCTGTTTTTGATTGAAAGCTGCTTTAAGAAGTGAAAGCGGAAGGAATAAAGGAAGACATGTGCCCCCACGAAGCCTTGTTGTTAGGCAAATAAGAATGAAAATGATACATTTCGAATCTAACAGCAACAACACGTAACATACAACGGAATGTTCGGCACACGTGGGGGTGATGGTCTAATACCAAGTGCCATTCTTCTTATCGTTATTataaatcaacaacataacttATAAGTCACATCTACCACGAACTATCATGACTCATATGTACTTTATTGGTAGAAAAGTAGGTATTTGTGTTTTGTCTACAAAATTCTTCTAAACTTTTGTTGCAAGTCATCTACTACGATTTGGAAGTAGGTATTACTGTCTGTATCTATGGTCGGGGAATCTCAAACTCATATaacacaaaaacataatttacaTCTCTACAACAACTAATCCGAAAAGAACTTTCACCAACTTCactattcttttcctttttttcttttgcacctTTCTCTTTAGTTATGGGGAAAAGGTAAAAAGTCTTGTAGATGGCTTCCCTACAACGGTaactaaagtatttttttatcaaaattcgtGGACCATACCGACCATTGCAAGTAACTAAAAGAATCACACTAGATGCAAGTTGTTTAATGAAACTTCACCATACtatttggatttcttcaaaatctgATTAATACTTATCAATCAACAAAAAGTCACACAAACTGGTCTTACTTACTGTAAATAATAGTTTACTGTTTTTTCTCAACTGATTCTACTGTAAAATTTCACCATTGAATGAAAAGGAGTAAATTAATACTCAGAATttgatactccctctgttccttgATAATAGACTTTCTAGAAAAAAcgtttgtttcaaaaagatgtattttttgtgttttctatgaaaaaattgtaaacttcaagaaaattaattgactttactGAATTagtattggttaaaagttattgaaaattgaaaattacagaaaacgatacatttaatatagtagtttaatgtgttttcttaatatgtgtaaaaatactaaaaaatttatcttttagGAAGAGAGGGAGTAATATTTAGTAAATCTGAATTTGATATTTCACATGGTAACAAAAGCTAATACTTCTTCTGCTTGATATTCTTCTTGGAGCTGAGGCAGCAACAGcaaaatcatattaataaagAGAGAGTTAAAAAAGACAGCTCGACCTTCACCTTCCTCGTTAGCccttcatcatcttctctcACCTAACTCCACCACTCTCCTCTCTCTGtgtagaagaagaaagattgAAGTGTGATAATTACAACCCACCAACTAAAAGTCTAAAAACCCTTTCTTGAATTCAACTCTACGCGTCGCTTACTACCCAAAAAGTTTTAATCTTTCTATTCCCCAACAGCCATCATTAACTACCCATTTACTAATCTCCTTCCCACATTAAAGATTGTCTCTTTAGTCCCCTCTGAGTTTGACCACCTCCACTGTTCTTCTTTCCCTCGAGAGAGAGTACCCATCACTCCAAGTCTTGATTTTTAATAAGGATAAAGATGGCTAGAGTGCTAAAATCCACCCAATCATGCCACTTCCCTTCACCTTCAAGCTCCTGCGTAGGCAGCAATGATGGTAACAGAGACCCACATTCTCTTTTTAACATTCCcctcgaggaagaagaagacgaaacaagccagaaagagagagaaagattcGAGCTTTCATCTTCCTTTGAGATTCTCGCTTCTGCTATCAGAAAGTCTTTAATCAGTGGCTGCGTTGGCGAAGAGATAAATCTTTCTTCAATGGAGATTGGTGTCCCTACAGACGTTAGACACGTGGCTCACGTCACCTTCGACCGTTTCCACGGCTTCCTCGGCTTGCCCGTTGAGTTCGAACCTGAAGTCCCTACACGCCCTCCTAGTGCAAGGTTTCGTTTTGCTTTTAATCTTtaagtaaaaagtaaaaaacagtTTCTTGAAATGTTAATTTCTCTTTGCAGTGCAAAGGTGTTTGGTGTCTCTACTGAGTCAATGCAGCTGTCTTACGATACTAGAGGGAACGTTGTGCCTACGATACTCTTGATGATGCAGAGTCACTTGTACAGTAGAGGAGGGTTAAGGGTGGAAGGAATCTTCAGGATTAACGGTGAGAATGGTCAAGAGGAGTATGTAAGAGAAGAGTTGAACAAAGGTGTTGTGCCTGATAACATTGATGTTCATTGCTTGGCAAGTCTCATTAAGGTATATAGTTGGATGatcttactctctctctcttgttgtttcttttttttttacttactgTCTTTTTCTACTTAGGCTTGGTTTAGGGAGCTTCCTACTGGTGTGTTGGACTCGCTCTCGCCAGAGAAAGTGATGGAGTCTGAAAGCGAAGAAGAGTGTGTTGAGCTTGTGAGGATGCTTCCTTCAACGGAAGCTTCTTTGTTGGATTGGTCAATCAATCTGATGGCTGATGTTGTGGAGATGGAATGTCTTAACAAGATGAATGCTAGGAACATAGCTATGGTTTTCGCACCTAACATGACTCAGGTTAGTTTTTTGAAACTCTTTTATTTGTGGAGGTTTTGGCAAATGAGTAATGTGTAATTTTGAATGCAGATGTTGGATCCTTTGACGGCTCTGATGTATGCTGTGCAAGTCATGAACTTTCTCAAGACACTTATTGTGAAGACGCTTAAGGACCGGAAAGAGTCTCGAGATAGGTTGGTTCCAGGTTCGAACCCGGGTCCTAGGGACGAGAATGGTGATCAGAGTAGCAGACAGTTGTTGCATCTCATAGAAGTTAACAAGGAGGAAGCTGTAGATACCGTTGAGGTGGAAATGAAAGACAAAGAGGAGTCTGAAGTACAAGAACCTAGAGAGATTCTTGGTGTAAAGTCGTCTCTGATTAAAAGCTGCCAGTATAATAACAATGGAGGTTTTGGAAAGAAGCAGAAAGGTTGggaggagaagaggaagatgaagaatgcTAGTAGTATTGTGGGACGTGTGAATTACAGAGTTGAGCTTTTTGAAGCTTGGcgatgaaaaaaatagattCCATTCATTCATGTTCTTGATCCAACTTTTGGGTTTtcttgattttggttttgtggGATGGTTTTGATGATGGTTGCTTGTGTATCAAGAGATGCTGCATTTCTGCATATAATGTCAAAGATAAGGTTTTTGCTTCACTTCCTTAGGTTTTAATTTGAAAGGTCAGAGTGTGCATCTTTCCAGGAATGGCCACATGTCCTTATCACACAAGATGTATGTTCATGTCAAATGATCTACATGGATAATCCCATTATTGGTGAAAAACTTTTATTGGTCTTATAATCCTAAGTGACAAGGATAAACTGCAGGTATTAGATGAATGAATGCAAAGATTATTATATATGTGGAATACATTTTGTCCTTTTCTTCTGAGAAGAGGTTATTCTTTCCAAAATATAACAAGATGCCTATAATTACAGAAGTATTAatgaatatcttttaaaaaataaaggtTATTTGTTACTGTTaggttttatattaataatatggtGATATACATAActcttatatttatttctatattaGGATACCTTTGATAcataacataattaaaataaagaaattattgTTTTACATAAGCAAACCCGTATATACgaaaatacataattttatgtaaattttcatataaataatagtcCAATGATAATGTGGAAGAGTATAAAATATACAAcaccaaatttaaatatatataacaattttatcatacattaaaaaatttatccaTACAGTACAGACGCGTGATTCATATTCTAAAAATGTGGGTGATACAGTTAACGGTttgaaaaccaaaacaaaattaatcaatataagatatatttttgtgtttaacaatgtcatattaaacaattatttcattaggtaaattttaaaaatgtataaactattatttgtacaatataaatatttatttatactcCCTCCATATCACTTTAAGCtgtgttttaaaagaaaaaaattgttttattttaattgatgttttcaagtttctatgtaaaaagtaaatacaattttatgttttgactatttgtattctgcagtatgatttttttttgttgaattatctgtatttattattctttttatacACACGAGAAagattgaataaaattttataattcattAATCGATGTGCAACAACCTTAAAATCCACTGTCCGCAATCAAGCTCTAGTAACATATTACAATCAGAATATACTTTCCAGGAGAAGCATCACATCATCGCATGAGGGGCATGGGCATGTCTTAGAATTTATTAACGGAAcgttaaataataagtaaatatacaagcAATTATATTCAAGCCAATGCTGATTATTTCTTAGTCAACGCGAGGACAAGAGTGACACTCGTTCTGTTTCTGCAGTTCGCGTGTTGTGTCACATGGCGAGCATATTTATCAAACAAGGTATCGATAATATCTTCTCCAAAATGAGCAATGAGCATTGGTTCAGCAATGGCTCTTACAGATTTGGCTCTATTGTATCTTGCGTCATAGTTATCTTCTCCGTTGTCGCGTTTACTATGGGCACGATCGAATCCATGTGTCTCTAAGTCATTGATTTCGAAAGAGCCTTGGTTTTGTATCACTTCCTTGAGTTCTTGTTCATTCGGATCATAAAACGGCACGTTGAATGCACCCAGTTTTGATTCACTCACTAGGCCCTTTTAATAAAGAGTTTGTTGATTAGGACCATGTCTAAATTCAAGAAAGTAAATTATGATAATATAAACAGTAATAATAGTTGCacgaaaaaataacaataatattcatatttaaaatgattaaagaATGAACAATTTAGTATTAAGTATATATACCTCGAAGACCAGGTCACAGAGAGAGTTTGATAGCAGTGTCCAAAAGTGACAACAATCTCTATACAATGGATCACTGTTAAGAGTGTTTCTACCGTTGAAGGTAAGAACCATTCGTCCGTTAGAGACCATTTCCTCAGAACGTAACGTTAGAAACATTGTGAAATCTCGTTGGAACTGATTCAAGTAAGCTTTGTAAGTACTTTGAGGACTTGAGTTTGATATGTACACATTTTCCGTATCATTCTCGAGTTTTTCTGGAACCTGTGATTATAAACACACAGCTCCACCGCTTAAGTTCTatgtaaatgaaaatattatagcaGTCTTAACTCTTAAGAAGTACCTTAGAGAGCCAATGGAGAGAGTAAGATGAATGTACAAAATGGAGGCTATTGCGAGAGAAGAGCCTAGAGTAGAAGGAACCTGGTGTTCCATTGACGAAACACGATCCTTGGTTAGTCATCATGAGCTCCTTTTTGAAGAAGGGTACCAACTTGAACGTTGTGTTGAAATCGTTTTCCGGAAGATCATTGAGACAACAATCGATTTCTGGAGGGTTTTGGTTCAATTTTTGGCACAACACATTGATGGTGTTGACGATCTCAGAGATAGCAAAAAAGGTGTTTTGCCCCGAAGAACAACCCAATTCAGCAACTTTGATATAGTTAGGAAAGTTTAAATTCATCATCATTTCTTCGGTGTTTTTTACCAAGACTGGTTTGGCCATTGATAAAACTCTTCTCTACGAACCAAAAAGTAGAAAGAtactttttaaaagaaaatatgtcGAGACTATAGCcttgtttcaaatattttactGGGATCCAGCTTCAGATATAAACGATGTATCCTAGTAGATAGCTAAcatgatcttcttcttttttttttgaacagtctttttttttttttggaacacagtCTAACATGATCTATTTTTTAACATACAAGATTCCAATTATGTTTTTGAAAACTAGAATaccgaagttttttttttctctattagcttcatgttgattttttaaaatatatgtttttttaaaataaaagtggAGATTCCAAAGGTTTATAGACTCAAGAACTTATCCCATGAGGTCCATaaaaattcagatttttttgcCACTTAAAATTTgctaatttaatttaaacccgAACTTTgctagaaaagaaacaaaaagactATGTTAATGAGTTGTTGTCTAATCGTTTATAggatttttctatttaattcgAGCATCGGATCATTAGAGGATGCGGAGTTCAACATTATAAGATTTTGATTGATTCACAATTTTATATAAGCAAGTCTAGATACTTTCTTCTTGTATAGCACCTTATAACTTTATtggttaatatttaaaattacaatttcAGCACAGAATGATGAAATGattattttttcgtttttttttttttttttttttttttttgattaacctgGAGGTATCCCAAGCCCATGGAGAGGCCCAGACTAATCCCCAAGGGGAGGTgcagcccacggatagaccctctctccgggtattcaaatgggccCTAAAGCATGGGCTCATATCCGTGTTGGGTGACCAGGATAATTGTGACTTAGTTTCGCGCAGCAGGTGGATCGAACCTGAAACATGTTGAAATATAGAAGAACCTGAAAAAGAGAATTGGCGGAGTAACTGTTGGCTCCATCTCCACCACTCATATGTAAAGCTTTCACAACTGCATATTCATCGCCACTCTTTTCATCAATATACCTGCATCCCGATATACATAGAATAGTAATGGACATGGACATATACAGTAGCGACTTCGAGAGGAAGCCGTGGAGGCATGTGCTTCCGGCCTTTTTTAGAATAAGTAAAAGTTTCGGCCGATAGTTTCACAAAAGAATTGTAGTTTAGTTGGTAAATGACGAACAAAATGTTAAGAGAGGTAAGGGGTTATGAATAACGGTCCAAAACATTAAccagcatatatatatatatatatatatatacatacataatatttgtataattgtatatatgtatatttgaaACAATTAAGTCAAAGTAAATAAGTTTGCTAGGTGTTGTAATGatgaactagattttgacccgcgctttcaaagcgcggaattatatttgaaacatttgtattttaattgtatctacatttaaatattacaaatgaaatattatattcaatgttttgaaacccgacccgaCCCGCAGTTAAATTGCCAAATTTGGTGGTTCATATGTaatcaattttagtttttaaaaaaaactgttatttaaaaactctataaaactCGTAACAACCGCTAAAACCCGAGATCTGGTTATCGGTTGAACTGATAGATGACCCAATATGTAATccggtttgatttattattatatttagagtattgtaatatatatacatgaacgTTCAGATGAATAgtgaatatattatgaaattgatatttcaattttaatacaatttgagtccaatgatatcttgcatatttgcattgttttatccattcatccattagcattttcatcatatagattaggatttagccatgtctaggttgcattttgcattcattgtcctcattaggtgttggagtgccacatggagttcttggggacatttggatgcatttggagcttaaaggacgtgaaacaggtgatcattggacgagcagagcatgggagcgaggttccgcagcgacgtcatgaggtcgctccaaagcacctctcagagcgacctagctagAGCGACCCCGTGcagtcgctcgcatctcacacccctctcggagcgacctcccaaagcgacaccccgaggtcgctcgcgtctttATGGagagacgacacgaagcgaagcctggagcgacctctcagagcgacctaccaaggtcgctcccgatccagagcgacccgttggagcgacacaccaaagtcgctcgcgacctctcgcccggagacaccaaaaatcggccctggagcgacttcccggagcgacacctgcaagtcgctccgcgttattttgctgccgaaaatcatgatttcttaaggacctttttgcaatttattttggacgttttgcacttggaaaaacctatgttttaaacatcttttgtagccaccagtggcagattatcttttatcttttgatctattgagaaatacacaagaatctcttggattttgattgttatgttcttgtgttcttgttgatttcttatctatttctctacatggttaatctgaaatccaatatgggtttaagaggaatcatggagattagtgagtaatcaccttttgaattcatgggttagggagattaagggtgattaggttagagctaggatgttttagtgtagatcattcatatttccttgctagtagagtaatcataatgcatcttctgagttggccattcagttgttgatccttaggcatttctcacccgaaaggtgttcgatgaaatgcccgagacaactctcctaggcttttagtatactttgccaaagacatttgttgttaaaggtactaagatagctaatagacttgttagtaatgattgctttcatattattcaaccaaagacatttgatgtttgagatatgttagcaaatgagcattcatctagacatagagcttgcttagaattgtgtctaggcttaaggttgatagtttgattgatcctctgccatccttagttcgatacttgatcacccgaggtctaatccctatacccatgagttctcttttcctttagtcaagaaagtatcattctgttattgctttctagttttagtcatagtttaaaacccttctaaatcattggttgcacttagattaagtgagtacttgcattctcagtgctttgatatccctcagaactggttcgacaatcttctatactacaacatttgtcttaggagccttgaaaactcctaacatcatccAACTAAAATTCAATCTTGTTAATAGATTAACATTTGAGTGGATgcatactaaaaataaaatagatttgagCATCAATAATGTGTATACGTCTATTACAAATTAATGATTTACGTTTGCAAGAAAATATAATTGCCAAATTCGGTGGTTCATATGTAATcaattttagttttcaaaaaaaaaactgttatttaaaattctataaaactCGTAACAACCGCTAAAACCCGAGATCTGGTTATCGATTGAACtgatgatttattattatatttagagtattgtaatatatattcatgaacATTCAGATGAATAgtgaatatattatgaaattgaTTTTccaattttaatacaattttagtcCACCTAAAATTCCAACTTGTTAATAGATTAATATTTGAGTGGATgcatactaaaaataaaatagatttgagCATCAATAATGTGTATACGTCTATTACAAATTAATGATTTacgtttacaaaaaaatataattgtttatttagttagtttacttttgttattcacatattattagatactttttgatgttttgtctatggcttattttaaatttaaaagttaatttcattattcgcattagaaatgtaaatatttattattttaattttgatacatatttttattatatttagttcttaatttttataatttatatatataattatatttttaaacaattaaaatattgactCTTACTCTCTGGCTTCAATTTATgttaatgtaatgttttatgatatatttgtgttaatatatttgttcaattagtttatatttgatatatatattacatgtcTGTTTGAGTAAcccgtaaaaaatatattcattaaactATCAATAGTAACATGTTTCATCATATAattactattaatatttattttataatatatatttatatatattttaatactctaactataagaattatatttttatgtatttggtgagggttttaaacaatttgttttttttttgcatttagattaatatatagttgtatatatacgaatgaatatatatatatataattatttattacattaataactaaaatataattgattagttatttgaatttcgaattaatataaattaaattcattagtttaaaaaataatagattagttagttagttccttaattttaggtatgatgtatatttaacaattaaattagatatgagtagaaataataggaaatataattaaaatataatggtccaacctagactatttgtaagtagataaaaattgattctgttttaatagtattgattagaGAGACAAACCTCAGGGAAGGAACGCTATCGTTGAATCTTGAATCCATCTTTTATCGTACTTATTAATGAAAAGACTCCGTGAGATCTTATTAGAAGCAGAGGCGTGCCTATAGTGTATTAAAAAAGGCATTCGCCTTAGGCCCCTGAATAATATTACGTTTTCTAGGgccccaaaatttaaaataatttctagtTTAGTTGcttaaatttatttctaaaaaaaactttCCACGAGAATCGAATAACTCAATTTCTAAATCTATATACTTTTTTCTTATAGGATATAACATATCATATTTACGTAATAAACTTATTCTTGTAAGTGTTAAACTTATGTATTTCGCGAAGGTGATATATCgtattagaaatt
It encodes the following:
- the LOC111215742 gene encoding 40S ribosomal protein S14-2-like; this encodes MSRRKTREPKEETVTLGPAVRDGEQVFGVVHIFASFNDTFIHVTDLSGRETLVRITGGMKVKADRDESSPYAAMLAAQDVAQRCKELGITAMHVKLRATGGNKTKTPGPGAQSALRALARSGMKIGRIEDVTPVPTDSTRRKGGRRGRRL
- the LOC111215744 gene encoding salicylate/benzoate carboxyl methyltransferase-like isoform X2 — encoded protein: MDSRFNDSVPSLRYIDEKSGDEYAVVKALHMSGGDGANSYSANSLFQRRVLSMAKPVLVKNTEEMMMNLNFPNYIKVAELGCSSGQNTFFAISEIVNTINVLCQKLNQNPPEIDCCLNDLPENDFNTTFKLVPFFKKELMMTNQGSCFVNGTPGSFYSRLFSRNSLHFVHSSYSLHWLSKVPEKLENDTENVYISNSSPQSTYKAYLNQFQRDFTMFLTLRSEEMVSNGRMVLTFNGRNTLNSDPLYRDCCHFWTLLSNSLCDLVFEGLVSESKLGAFNVPFYDPNEQELKEVIQNQGSFEINDLETHGFDRAHSKRDNGEDNYDARYNRAKSVRAIAEPMLIAHFGEDIIDTLFDKYARHVTQHANCRNRTSVTLVLALTKK
- the LOC111215948 gene encoding rho GTPase-activating protein 4-like, which encodes MARVLKSTQSCHFPSPSSSCVGSNDGNRDPHSLFNIPLEEEEDETSQKERERFELSSSFEILASAIRKSLISGCVGEEINLSSMEIGVPTDVRHVAHVTFDRFHGFLGLPVEFEPEVPTRPPSASAKVFGVSTESMQLSYDTRGNVVPTILLMMQSHLYSRGGLRVEGIFRINGENGQEEYVREELNKGVVPDNIDVHCLASLIKAWFRELPTGVLDSLSPEKVMESESEEECVELVRMLPSTEASLLDWSINLMADVVEMECLNKMNARNIAMVFAPNMTQMLDPLTALMYAVQVMNFLKTLIVKTLKDRKESRDRLVPGSNPGPRDENGDQSSRQLLHLIEVNKEEAVDTVEVEMKDKEESEVQEPREILGVKSSLIKSCQYNNNGGFGKKQKGWEEKRKMKNASSIVGRVNYRVELFEAWR
- the LOC111215744 gene encoding salicylate/benzoate carboxyl methyltransferase-like isoform X1, with amino-acid sequence MSMSITILCISGCRYIDEKSGDEYAVVKALHMSGGDGANSYSANSLFQRRVLSMAKPVLVKNTEEMMMNLNFPNYIKVAELGCSSGQNTFFAISEIVNTINVLCQKLNQNPPEIDCCLNDLPENDFNTTFKLVPFFKKELMMTNQGSCFVNGTPGSFYSRLFSRNSLHFVHSSYSLHWLSKVPEKLENDTENVYISNSSPQSTYKAYLNQFQRDFTMFLTLRSEEMVSNGRMVLTFNGRNTLNSDPLYRDCCHFWTLLSNSLCDLVFEGLVSESKLGAFNVPFYDPNEQELKEVIQNQGSFEINDLETHGFDRAHSKRDNGEDNYDARYNRAKSVRAIAEPMLIAHFGEDIIDTLFDKYARHVTQHANCRNRTSVTLVLALTKK
- the LOC111216092 gene encoding probable small nuclear ribonucleoprotein G; protein product: MSRSGQPPDLKKYMDKKLQIKLNANRMVVGTLRGFDQFMNLVVDNTVEVNGDDKTDIGMVVIRGNSIVTVEALEPVGRS